The following is a genomic window from Prunus persica cultivar Lovell chromosome G7, Prunus_persica_NCBIv2, whole genome shotgun sequence.
ATGAACCTCCATGTAAAAAGCACGTGATCAAAACTTAAgttaatttagaaaaaaaatagaaattaaaacGCActcttaaattatttaaaatttaaactacaagaataaaattgacaaaattaaaattacaacaacaaaaagtaaacttttgccttatatttgtatttatgtTGTTGTCTTGTTTGATACCAATCGTACTTCTATTATGACCAAATATAAAATCATACTTCTTGTGCCGATAGTCCTCTTCATCCTTATCCATAAGGTGACAACTAAGATAATGTCGGGTAGTGGGGTTCTAATTGTGGCCATGGCAACAACAACAGAAATCAAGACACTGCTTCAATTATTAGCCTACTTGGCCTTTACCACTTGAAGGTCACTTTAGCTTTCCTTTATCCTCTAGGCCATTGTTGTTTTGTTCTACCTTTTTTGTATGCCCATTTTTTCTCCTTGATAATGCAATATTTTCAATTACTCTAATCCCTTGTCGATTTAGTATAAACAATGAGTATTTTATGTTGATTAATTGACTTAACTCACatatgttatatatttttattgttttagaCGACGAATATAATCAACTcatatgttttatatttttattgttctaGAGAGACGAACATACTGTCATTACCTACTAACCTAATATGTGAGCACCAATATTTTTGTTGTCATTGTGGCCTCACAAAGCCAACCAACAAATCAACGATTCAAAGGAAGCGTGAACGAAGATATATCACCATCTATAATTTTTGGAGTCTATACCCATCCATATCAGTCAAGCGTGTGAACGTGGCATGACAATGCATATCATTTTCACAATCACACATGTCTTGACCTTtccttttgcattttttcctAAAACAAATAATGAAATGAAGCCACCTACTTTCCAAAGTctgataaacaaaaaacaaatgaaaaaaaaggttaaagaATGTTCTATTTCGAGCTActaattaaaagttaaaaccaGTAATCAggtaaattttcaattcaatgtACTGATCAACTATATGATATGTATCATTCCAAATAGCATTACAGTATATAAAAAAGGAATGCCAAAAAAGAATAAGGAAACAATGTGGAAAACTGGGGGCAGAGAAAGAAATGTCAACCGTCCCATCTTCTTCCCCAGTTGCTGTGTGAACGGTCGGAGTGTTCAACAATTTCCAAACTTTTCCAACCAACAGGAGTAACACTAGTTCTAGTCCAAGTGGTCCCTCCTTgactattattatttaattaaaaatagacTTCTTGATCGATATTATAATTCTGAAAATTTCGAAGAGACTCGCTTCAACTCTGAGTCTAGCCTCTGGACAGAAGCAGAAAAACAAGCAAACAATCTCAAGGGCTCAAAGCTCAAAGAGTAATCATGAAGAAGGGAAGCTTAGGACCTAGCCTCAAGCTCACTCTCCCTCCTTCTGATGAAGTTTCCTTCTCTAAGTTCCTGTaactctcttctcttcccttCCCTTTCTTTATCATTCTCTGCGTTgtatattatgtatatattgtATCTAATTAAGTTGAGTTGTGGGTTTTTTGGTATGGCAGGACAAAAAGCGGCACGTTTATGGATGGCGATCTCCTGGTTAATAGAGAAGGGGTTCGGATCGTTTCTCATAGAGAAGTTGAAGTTGTAAGATACTTTTCAAAGATCATAACTTTTTTTCCcagaaatttctttttcaattttgtgaaATGTAAAAATTGAATCTTGGAAGTGAACTGGGTTGGGTTTTGCCAATCTGATCAACATTATTAGCATTTGGCAAATGGGGTTTGCTTATCATTCAAAGCTCATGCACTGAGAAAGAAGGCTTTTTTTTtgatgtgtttttctttttggttgtaaaTGTGAATGTAAATGCTCAGCCACCGCCTATTCAGCCATCAGACAATCAGATAATTTTAGCAGATCTGTACGTGATTAAAGTCATTGGAAAAGGAAATGGTGGGGTTGTTCAATTGGTTCAACACAAATGGACTGGCCAGTTTTTTGCACTAAAGGTATTACACAAGGCCCTTTCTTTTCCTAGTCAAATTACTCCTTGTGTACCATAAGATAAGAAGATGTATAGTTGTTCCCCTAACTATGCCATAAGTAGCATTCTTGTGTTTGAGATGAATAAAGTGGGAAGATCTTTGAGTTCATATTGCTTTGTTATACCCATTGTGTTTTGAAATTTACATTAGTAAGAATTGTAACGTTTCTGGGTGGCTCAACTGCTTTGGATGGTTGATTCTGCGTGGACTTGCTTATCTTCATGCTTTGTAGACTGTAGAGCTATCCAATAATATGCCTATGGGATGTTGTGCATGTCTTATTGTTTACTTCATGTTCTCCTTGCTCTAGTAGTTTTTTGATGCATTTTCCCACATTCAGGTAATTCAAATGAATATTGAGGAGTCTATTCGCAAGCAGATTGTAcaggaattgaaaattaatcaATCATCACAATGTCCCTACATTGTTGTATGTTACCAGTCTTTCTATGATAATGGTACCATTTCAATAATCCTAGAGTACATGGATGGTGGGTCTTTGGCAGATCTTCTGAAAAAGGTCAAAACAATTCCAGAGCCGTATCTTGCTTGCATTTGTAAGCAGGCAAGTTACCTGACATTCATGTACAGTCCTGAAACTCTTGGTCTTTGTGATAAACATCAATTAAAACATGTTTTCTCCCTTTCTTATTGATGCAGGTGCTGCAGGGTTTGTTGTATCTTCATCATGAAAAACACATCATTCACAGGGACTTCAAACCTTCTAATTTGTTAATCAATCATCAaggagaaattaaaataactgACTTTGGTGTGAGTGCAATAAAGGCAAGCACTTCCGAACAGGCAAATACTTTCGTTGGCACATTCAACTATATGTCGGTGAGTAAAAATACAGTAATTATTTTGCTTTAACAAACGTCTTGTTTTTCTATTATCCAGGGGTATTGAGGTGCAGGCCGGCCTTTTATGCCCACTCATGGAACTAACTATTTCTGTTAACATTTGTTTTGTAGCCAGAGAGAATTGTTGGTGGCAATTATAGTTACAAAAGTGACATCTGGAGCTTGGGTTTAGTACTGCTGGAGTGTGCAACAGGTCAATTCCCGTATTTACCACCAGATCAAGCTCAAGTATGGGATAGCTTTTTTGAGCTTATGAGTGCCATTGTTGAACAACCACCACCTTGTGCACCTTCTGATCAATTTTCTCAGGAGTTCTGCTCATTTATTTCTGCATGGTAAGGGTTATTTTTGCTCATTCATTACCTACTTGGCCAGATTCTGAAAATAAGCTACTTGGTGTAACTATCTGAAGAATCATTTAGAATAATTGTGCTTTATTTTAAGAAGTAGGAAGCATGGCCATGCTTTCTATTCATTTGGTTATGTGTTTGTGAGCCTGTTTAACTTGTAAATTTTGGTGAACATTTCCCTCTTGTAATCACATTGTTAATCATACAAATCTTCACATTCCTATCTAATAATTTTAGGCTCATAATAGCATTCTTGGAACAAGTAATTTTCTGTGGTtgtattaatttcttttcatgcactatttgtttttttctctgtcCTTTCCGTCCATTCCCAAAATGATTGGAACATGGCCCAACACAATTTGTGGTTCATTTAACTTCTATTTGTTTTTGGCCAGATTTAACTTCTGCTTGTCCGTGGTAGATTTTGTAGTCATTTGTTGTCTGTTAATGAAGTTGCTCTTCCTAAATTTGCTGAcgtttgttttctatttatcTCAATTTTTTGCTTTCTATTTAGTGAGGTTACTAATCCTACCTTGTGGGTCTTTTCTTTATCTCAGTGTACAGAAAGATCCTAAGGATAGATCTTCAGCTCATGATCTCCTAGTATGACCTATAAAACCCTTTGAACCCTTTCAATGTTGATGTTACAAGTTTGCTGGACTTTGTGGATACTTCCAATCTGatgtggttttctttttctttttccttttttgtttgatttcagACACATCCTTTCATCAACATGTACAACGACTTGAATATTGACCTTGCCTCTTACTTCAGTGAAGCAGGATCTCCCCTTGCAACATTTTAAAACCTATCTGGTATGTTCAAATCTTGAGTTCAGTCCAAATCTTGGATTCATTAGTGGAACTGAAATACAAAAGTTCCTTACTTTTCCATAATAAGCTCATATAAGTGTAATTTTCTCTCATGGATGATGACTCTTAATTCTATTTCCTTGCAAATCCAGGGAACGATTGGATCGTAGAATGATTCTTCTGCTCTCCGTGCTGTCTATTCCAGGATGTGTATTTTTGTAATTGAGACGAatgatttttgagtttttttggaattttgaatttatgacTCCTTGCAAACTAGTCATACCTCTTCCTGCCATTCGTTTGTACTCTCTTAGACCTAATTGTAGTATGAACCACATCAATGAAAGATATAGACCCTTTTCCTTCAAAATCAAACCTACTGTATGCAAATTTTATCAgactttcatttcatttgttCTTACTTATGTTAATCACTGTTTAATCATTGGTTAATCATGTAATTATTCTATTCACCTAGTCATgaatgtttatatataaatagggCAGCAACTCAGTGATGAACAATTAGCCCCCTCATCTGTAATTAGTGATTATCAATCAGTATTTTCTTCAACAGGGCAAATGGTATATATGACTGTTACAGTTCCTTAGCTACCAGAAGTTCATACGCATTCCTGATGGATTGGGGTTATTGGTGTCAAATTGTTAGACAGACAATCAACCAAGGAGAGgctgaaaaataagaaaagaagaagagtagAACACCATTGTGGTAAATTACTGgaatttttgtttatgcaCAAATTAAGATAACCAGAACTAAGTAAAGGTGgacaaaatgaagagaaaaaaaaatcttgagaGGCTATACTTGAGCATTGACCATTTCTTTATGCAGAGGAGTTTTCATAACTACACCCAACCCAGGTGAAAAACTTATGGGCTGAGCCACTCTTTACTGATTATAATCATCTAATAATATACTGGCATATCTCAGATTCCAATCTTAGTTGCAGttaggtttttcttttaaacttCCTTGTTGCTTTCAAGTCTACCACCACTACAGTGATGTTGTCTTTGCTCCCCTTTTGCAAGGCAAGCCTTGAGAGATAATCTGCTGCAGCTTGAGCAGCAGGATCAACTCCCTCACCCCTTTCCATTGACATGGTGGTATCACCATACTTTTTGTGCCACAGAAGGATCCGCCTTCGTGCAATATCGCAGGCCTCCTGGTTTGTCATGAAATCCCATAACCCATCGCTGGCTAGAATAAGGCACTCGTCTTCCTTTTCTCGAGAAACAAACACTACTTCTGGATCCGGAATAATCCACGGTTTCAAGTATCTGTCCCCTGATAAGATTGAATATCATCATCAGCATGAGATCTGAATCTGAATGGTCTAACGTATTCAAACTCAAACCGTGTATACAAGCATAGTAAATTTTAGTGTTCCATTTCTGACGGAAGATAAAATAGCATGAGTTTCGAACTCATACCTATGGACCTTGACATTGCAAGAACACCAAATACACGAGAACCATTCCACTGGATGACTTTGCCTCCTGCAGCCTCTATCCTTGCACATTCATCTTCTCTATTTGGCTAAAAGcagaacaaaagcaaatcaGTCTATCTAGATATGTCAACTTCAGTTATGagctgaaaataaaaaagatataatGGAACTATATAAATTAGAGGCCTTACATTGTGGTCTACTGACAATGGCACAGCCACTTTTCCTCTGCATAATACTGCTCTTGAGTCACCACAATTTGCCACTATGATATGGGTTGGACAAATAACGGTGACTACAGCTGTAGAACCGACGGTTTCAGGAGCAATAGGTTGGAGATCATAGTCCCCAGAAGTACAAGTGTTGCTCACATTCGTGCCTTTGGGAGCTCCTCCAATCTCAGCATCCACTTTCAAGAAACAATTGGAGAAAGCCTCCTTCCACTGCTCCTGCCAACCTTCCCCAGTACTTCTGTCATGCAAGCTTGCTTTTGCAGTTTCTATCTCTTCAGCCAATGCAGAATGTACGCGTTCGCGACAATAGTTAGCAACCTACAGAAGAATATCTACTTAATTAAAAGAATCCAACTTGAAAAATCCCTTGATCAATGCAAATATGGAAATTCTTTAGGACAAATATCAGAATTGTGGTCAAGCTGGCATACCTGGCAACCCCCATGGCCATCATAGACACCAAAGAAATGGGCAGTTAAGTGACTTGGGTTTTGATTCATGCCATTGAAACCACCGTCATCCATTAGCATCTGAATAGGAATCTGCAAAAATCGAGGTACAGCAGCAAGATCATCTTCCATCTCCGGTCTCCTTCCACAGATAGATGTGTAACCCCAAAGGGGTACTCGATCCAAATCAAAAACTTTCTGACTGCAGCTTGTTCTACAAATTTTCTTATCCCTAGTTGCCGAAATAAGTGATGTAGAGGCATCAGAAGTAGTACTAGATCCATTGCCAACCTCACATGATGGCCTGAACTTATTGTACTCCTTACTTCCCCAATCAATATTTTCATTAGAAATCCGATCACCCACATATCCTGCAAGCATATGCGACACAGTGGCTTCTATTCTGTTTTCATCATGTGGACCATTGCTTCTGTAACTTTCATTTCCACAAGAAAAGGACTCACAAGGTGAATTTGCTATTAGCTTGAGGCCAGTCATTTCCATTTGGATTTTTACTGCTGACTCTTCATGGATCAAATTACCTAGCCTATATGGAACCGCAACTGCCTGAGCTATCTCCTCCATGGATTTCCTTCACTTGGCAGTAACAACCTTCACCTTCCAAACCCTCTTAAACTAATAAACTTGCTAGTCTGCAATTactctctctatcttttcaAGTGTATTGgttaaaaagaacaaaaaatcaagaacTGTCTTCAGTGAGAGTGAGAAATAAATCTTTCTATAATCTATAACACAAATATCATGAACATTTAGATGCCTATGACAATTATTTTGGGATTAGAAACAACTGAACTGAAATGggaaattgaatttgatttgcTAAATTGTTTTAAGTTTCCACTTTGTGGTAATATTTTAAAGAGTATGTTGAAACTACAAactataaatagaaaaactttaGGCCACTTTCAACCTCTTCAACTCTCTGGACAATCCTCTCTGGACCTTTCTCTATCTACCCTCCTCATCAACCacatgaaagaaagaatagGACAAGAACCAAAGCCTTCTTTTTCTAACTTTTTACCAACCCATTGAtcataggaaagaaaaaaaacagtgcTTTATGAATTTGATCAAATGAATTGAATGTGAGATTCACTGTCCTTTTTGCAGCCAGCACAATCAAATGCTGCCAGATAAAGAAACTCAGAACAAATACAGAAACCCAGAAAGGAAAATCATTGAAAACTTGAGTTCCCTGGATCAGAGGCAACTCATTTCAGCCTCTtgaaatttgggttttctCTCTCCTGTGTAACTTTCATGTTTTTTCAACCAAACCAACTCCAACTAACTAAATCAAAAGCAGAGGAAAAGTAAAGCTGAGTCACCAACTACTTTATCTGATCCCTGAAGTATTCTGAGCTCCCAAATATACTTTGATCAACTTctggaaacaaataaaaaataatacacacacaaaataagtAAAGGTGTTGATGAGTTTGCTCACCGTTTTTCTAAACTGTGCATGCAAATTTGGCGTTGCATAATAAGGAGAAATGGCCAAGAAGAACCGTAAAAGGATGGTGCGAtgttggatatatatataacttggAAAAAATTGATAAGAGAAACACACGTGTTCATAATATGTCAGAAAACGGAATTAACCAAAGCAAGGCATCTACACACCTACGTtatcaagtaaaaaaaaaaaaaaaaaaaaagtgggccTAAAATATCCCAACATATAAgaatcatatctttaaaaagaaagaagaaacaataTAAGACCATTCCATGGAATTTCCTTGAAGTATAtaatatttagtttttttttgggcatcCCCACTATTTTAGCATATTCATAAGACACGTATACGAAAATAATATATCTCTCTATCTTGAATGATAAGACCACGAGGCATTTTAGCTAGCGACTAGAAACTTGTCGCGTCATGAGTGGTTAAAGGGCGTTTGGAGGGGAAAAGTGACGTGGCGGAGTTGGAGTGGAGTGTAGTGTTGGGGGAGATGTACCATACCATCCATCTTCCACTTTTAGAGAGACAGATGGATCATTACATACATGATACACGCACTCCATTCTCAAACTGTGAGTGTTTGTCACGCATTCATTGAGAAACGGGGAGAGAAAAAACCAGTACCAATCTTGTgggattctttttcttttttttcttcgttcTTTTCCCATGCATTTCGTGCCGAAAAAGTCTCGTGCAACCAACCTCTCACCTGTGGACGCGTGTTGCCACTCATCCACTGGGGCTGACACGCAAATCCCCCAGCGTTCTAACTTGTCTCACTAAATTGGAACTTCCGTATGGTCAAGATGAATCCGCGGAAGctaagaattttattttatttctggtAAGAGCACAACAAACTCAACTCACACACTGCATCTGCTTTTTCTATAGTTGCAAAAAATGACGTGTTTGACCGAAAAATAGAAATCCAGAAGTCTCATACTAGGCTTGTTGTCTTTGAGCCTTAAACCTAGACCATGACGCCTGGACGATTAGGCCCCAAAGCTTGGGCCCTGAGCCCAAATATCCTCACCACCACATCAGAGTTTTGGACAAGATATTtcatatctttttcttctcttaccAGTTCGATGAGAACGACCGTGGCCGCCACGACGACTCGAGACCAACCATAATCAGTCCGGCCCCAACAGGCCAGCCATGCATTGCCTAACAGTGCTGGTCAAGTGAGGCCATCCATGGCTGGCCTCCGAACACTTGCTGCCAACTTTTCATTGTTCTTTCAAGAAAAAGTCCTGTTCTTCAGCGTTCAAAGTAATTTAAGCTGGGCTACTTTTGTACTTTAAGCTAGAATATAGAGGCAGCCTCTGCCTGAACAACTCTAGAAAAAACACTAGTGTTAAATCTGCACACCAGTTCACCTATGTAATATTTGAAAACCTGgccatatatgtatatatacaagtAAAACTTTGGGATGGAAAGATAGGGTTGATCAACTCAGAACTGAATACAAATTTAAGGCCACCAACAGTAAACTACAAGAATGATGATGAAACTGCTAAAAACAAGATACTTTTAGAGAGAGACATGTGTAACGTGGTGAGTATGCAGTATCGACCTTGAAAACCATCTGCCAAAGAAATACAGCTTAGGGTGCATGCGCCTTACTTTACATATTTATGATAATCCTGATGATTATATGGGAGAAGCTTGCATAACTAAGGCAACTAGTTAATACAATTCAGGAAATAGAGCATTCATCAACACTGGGACTACAATAGAAAGTGTACAATGTCCTTGAAAGTTCTGGTATTCCTCTTCAAACACTATTACtaatgaaaaagagaagattgAAAAAAGCAACATCGGGAGACAAGTAAATAGAAGCTTGTGAGATAAGTCCTTAATCTCAAGTAAAATTattctgaaaaaagaaaaaagaaaaaaagtaaacgTGGGTTTTGAAGTCTTAAATGCActgaaaataatcaaatatataGGGCATCAACTAAAAAAGGGTATAACACAATTTCAAGTTTCATACCAAATAAAACCAGCGTCAAGTGAGGCACAAGACACAAGTCAAGCCTGGAGGAGTGAGCTAAGCATCAAACTTGATGTAAAAAAGTAATAAACCTCGAATGAGCACCAATGCCAGGTAAAAGCATAGAACCAAGGGTTTCTTGCAAACTCAAATCAAGGTTCAAAAGAAATTCAGAACAAGGTTGGTGAGTAGCTATAGGCTTAGGAATAATGACATACCTTAACCGTTTGAAATCAAGGTCCACAAAGAAGCACTTAGAGATGACGTATAAGCCATTCTTTCGAGGTAAGGTATATCCTGTCAAAAAAATGGACTAAGTCCCACTCAATTGAAATCTACAGAAAATGATGTATGACTAGTAGCAGAACAAAAATGGGgaaataaattttaactatCAGTAAGCCTTACCAATATACACACCAAAAGTAAAAGGTCCGCCGGAAGTTGAATTTGAGAGGACAAAAACCTCAGGCGGTCACATGCCTGGATGTGTACCAACGTAATTGCATTCACTACTTCATATTTAGCAGTAGGCTGAAGATCTCTGTAGAAGAATCATAAACCAATAGACAAAGAGAAGGCGAAACTTCTAATAATGAGTTTGCCAGCTAGAGGATAACACATTGAATTAAGAGCTGATTTTAttagaaataataaaatgtatGTACAAGAGGACATCGTTCTCTGATTTGTAACAGCTACAGGGAGGATACAGTGTTTGCTAAGATATAATAACTAAACCATACTAACTAGTGCCTTGAACAAAAAAGATCTTTACAGTCAAAGTCACCAACTTAATACaggagcaaaatccaaaacatCCGAAAGgttcactcaaaattcaactTGTGCAGGAGCCTACAAAAGAATCTATATAACCTAACTGTGGACCAAAAGCCAAATGACTATGCATGTAGCTGGAACTGGATAGTCAAATGACTATTCTTATCACTGGTCATTTCTTGAAACAGCAATTTTGTTTCATTAGTCAATAGTATAATGAACAAGACTATACAGAGAAGCAACTTCAAACCATCATATTTAAGTCTGAGAGGTCATCCATTGGAATTTCAAGACCCATGAAATCTTGATCTTGTAAACTGTCATCATCAATATTCAACCACGAACCCAAATCCTGCCCTTGGCCATCAATATCATCAGGGACACCTAATACATCCATTCCCGGTAATTGCAGGTGAGACAAGTCAATGGACTCTGGGTCATCAATTGCATCCAACGCATACTCATCCTTCTCTTTGGTATTGCCGCTGGTAGTCATTTCACCTGATTTTGATACAGAAGGCAATGCTGGTTTGGGTTGCTCCGACATCTTACCAAGAAGGCCATTTACTGAAATAGATAGTTGAGTTGTTTTCTGCTTAGgcttagtttttgttttcctttccccctttacATTAGATAATGCTGGCCGACCAATTTTTGGAGTTCCATTTCTAGGTAACACCTCCCTGTTGTGCCCCTTTCCATCTCTATCCCTCTCACTCCTCTTTCCTTTTGCACTGCTAGATAGAGAACTTCCAATACCCGACGGGACATTTGAAGTTCCAATATTACTACCTACATCATCAAGTGACAATTCCCTCTTCTTCACCCTGTTTGACCACGTCTCTTCTCTACCAATAGCTTGTTCAGACAGGTGATTTAAAGGTGGAAGCACATCCGAAGATATGACATTATGATTATCAGCATTCTGACTAAACTGTGAATGGCTTTGCTGGGAACCCACGGAAGCTGCAGAAGAGacgaaaaaaatatttgaacaaaggaaaatcacaaagaagaggaagaaaatatcCAGACTGCAAATTCCTTTGTGCCTTTATGAAATTGATTACACAATCAGTAAAAGAACACGCATAGGAAGATATATGGAACAGAAAGCACATTCCCAATATTTTATTCAGAGGCATAAAAAGAAATACCTGGAACTTTGGACGCGTATGGTTTGGTGGATTCACCCTCTGCAATAGCCTCTGATTGTCGCATGCCATTAATGTTGGAAAACCCAGAAAGAAGTATATCCCTATATGAGGGTTCACTGAAACAGCTTTTCTCTGTATCTTCAAATTTTCGACATCGCTCTAATGTCCGCTTAACAAATGCTAAGGCAGCTTGCTTGGCCATTTTGTTACTGGTACTCTTCCCACCAGTGGCATTAGGACCCCAACAACTCTGTCAAACaatgtttgtattaaattCAGCCACCATCAATGCAAGTCTATTGTCAAAAGCAGAACACCAGCAGTATTTGAAACACTTGAGTAAACAGCCTCAATGTTAGACCAATGGAGGCAACCGaggattcaattttttaagaaTAATTTGCATATCCAAATtgacaattataaaaaaaaatgtattattAACATAAGAGTGTAACACAATCTAGAAAAAGAAACGCAACAATAACATAACAAAatacaaacacacacaaaaacagcATTTCAAGAGCCAAAAAGATTAACCAGATGGCATGCTATTAAATAACTTTGGAACTGAAATCCATTCCAATGAAATCAGGttctaaaatttcattttattgagGTGTTTTTTTGCATACAAAAGATGCAGACCTTTTCTGCATGCAAGCATTGCATTTACAAACCCCCAGTGACCATCTCATGAAGTGGGTTGCTTGACTGATTATCTTTTCATAAAGCTATCAGAAGGCACCCTCCAGAACAAAGGCTAGGCGACATTAAAGGATGATGACAGAATGCTCGGAATACCTCACCCAGTCAGTAGTATCCCAAATAAATTAGAGCCACATACAAAACTTAGCAAGAGTACAACACAGCAAGTAAGACCTCTGACCAGAACCAAGGTCTATCATTGGTCTTTATTTCTATCGATTTATTCTAGATCATTTATGCATTGCAGCTCAAGCCCTTTAGTTATCATACCTATATTTGCATCCTGAAACCTTACATGGAATAATTGAATAAAGAGCAAAGTAACACAATGGAGACGTATTTAAGGTTAAAGAGATTACCATATACTTTTCATAAGCCATTCCAACTAGTTTGTCAAGGGCACGCTGTTCAAGCTCcctatacaaaacaaaaatcgaTTAGTTACATAATGATGCACAGAAGATTAAGCAAAATAATCACAGGATAAAGGATCAATTACTTTTCTCGGAATTCCTCTGTTACCGAGGCAGACCTCAACAGTCTATCCAGAAAGCCTTTCTTGTTGGAGACCTATTAAATCAAAAAGACAACC
Proteins encoded in this region:
- the LOC18769103 gene encoding mitogen-activated protein kinase kinase 2 isoform X2, whose amino-acid sequence is MKKGSLGPSLKLTLPPSDEVSFSKFLTKSGTFMDGDLLVNREGVRIVSHREVEVPPPIQPSDNQIILADLYVIKVIGKGNGGVVQLVQHKWTGQFFALKVIQMNIEESIRKQIVQELKINQSSQCPYIVVLQGLLYLHHEKHIIHRDFKPSNLLINHQGEIKITDFGVSAIKASTSEQANTFVGTFNYMSPERIVGGNYSYKSDIWSLGLVLLECATGQFPYLPPDQAQVWDSFFELMSAIVEQPPPCAPSDQFSQEFCSFISACVQKDPKDRSSAHDLLTHPFINMYNDLNIDLASYFSEAGSPLATF
- the LOC18769347 gene encoding protein phosphatase 2C 77; translated protein: MEEIAQAVAVPYRLGNLIHEESAVKIQMEMTGLKLIANSPCESFSCGNESYRSNGPHDENRIEATVSHMLAGYVGDRISNENIDWGSKEYNKFRPSCEVGNGSSTTSDASTSLISATRDKKICRTSCSQKVFDLDRVPLWGYTSICGRRPEMEDDLAAVPRFLQIPIQMLMDDGGFNGMNQNPSHLTAHFFGVYDGHGGCQVANYCRERVHSALAEEIETAKASLHDRSTGEGWQEQWKEAFSNCFLKVDAEIGGAPKGTNVSNTCTSGDYDLQPIAPETVGSTAVVTVICPTHIIVANCGDSRAVLCRGKVAVPLSVDHNPNREDECARIEAAGGKVIQWNGSRVFGVLAMSRSIGDRYLKPWIIPDPEVVFVSREKEDECLILASDGLWDFMTNQEACDIARRRILLWHKKYGDTTMSMERGEGVDPAAQAAADYLSRLALQKGSKDNITVVVVDLKATRKFKRKT
- the LOC18769103 gene encoding mitogen-activated protein kinase kinase 2 isoform X1 — translated: MKKGSLGPSLKLTLPPSDEVSFSKFLTKSGTFMDGDLLVNREGVRIVSHREVEVPPPIQPSDNQIILADLYVIKVIGKGNGGVVQLVQHKWTGQFFALKVIQMNIEESIRKQIVQELKINQSSQCPYIVVCYQSFYDNGTISIILEYMDGGSLADLLKKVKTIPEPYLACICKQVLQGLLYLHHEKHIIHRDFKPSNLLINHQGEIKITDFGVSAIKASTSEQANTFVGTFNYMSPERIVGGNYSYKSDIWSLGLVLLECATGQFPYLPPDQAQVWDSFFELMSAIVEQPPPCAPSDQFSQEFCSFISACVQKDPKDRSSAHDLLTHPFINMYNDLNIDLASYFSEAGSPLATF